In Clostridium swellfunianum, a genomic segment contains:
- a CDS encoding DUF6062 family protein, producing the protein MKEKIYEIPIWDAYNIENCECPLCSIEKKSDDDFIGALFTEMVMDVRLNPQLVKDYDFCHEHFEKLYRFPDKCGLAVLTNRILYSKREGLKLSATNNQEAKKSSFKSFFSKDKQNEVVSFQKECLLCSRLDSSMDNYLETMLQLWVKEDKFKDLYKTSRGLCLKHFNEVLSLSDIHVKNEAQRNEFKSVTLELQEKNMARLQEELEWFISKFDYRFKDEPWKTSKDALIRTIHKLIGNYNTKI; encoded by the coding sequence ATGAAAGAAAAAATCTACGAAATACCTATTTGGGATGCCTATAATATTGAGAACTGCGAGTGTCCCTTGTGCTCCATAGAAAAAAAAAGCGATGATGACTTTATAGGTGCACTATTTACTGAAATGGTTATGGACGTAAGATTAAATCCTCAGCTTGTTAAGGATTATGATTTTTGCCACGAACACTTTGAGAAGCTTTATAGGTTCCCGGATAAATGCGGTTTGGCAGTTTTGACAAACAGAATTCTATACTCTAAACGTGAAGGTTTGAAGCTTTCTGCAACTAATAATCAAGAAGCTAAAAAATCATCCTTTAAGAGCTTTTTTTCAAAGGATAAACAAAATGAAGTCGTAAGTTTCCAAAAGGAGTGCCTTCTATGCTCTCGTCTTGACAGCAGTATGGACAACTACCTTGAAACTATGCTGCAGCTATGGGTTAAGGAGGATAAATTTAAGGATTTGTACAAGACTTCTAGAGGTCTGTGCTTAAAGCACTTTAATGAAGTACTTTCTTTAAGCGATATCCATGTAAAAAACGAAGCTCAGAGAAATGAATTTAAGTCTGTAACACTGGAGCTTCAGGAAAAAAACATGGCTCGTCTTCAAGAGGAACTGGAGTGGTTTATTTCAAAATTTGACTACCGCTTTAAGGATGAACCTTGGAAGACCTCCAAAGATGCCCTTATTAGAACAATTCATAAGCTTATAGGAAATTATAATACAAAAATATAA
- a CDS encoding rhodanese-like domain-containing protein: protein MKRYKIAALSLVVASSLSACSSGSNNSNNKAAPSNEPQNNTGQASTLKPSNTQSTIKNVTVEDAKKLLGEHKDLIVFDVRTEEEYKSGHLNNAILIPHDQIINRFSEIEKYKDKQVLVYCRTGNRSAVAVQTLEKKGFKNIYHMNEGITAWKYDLVK from the coding sequence ATGAAAAGATATAAGATTGCTGCTTTAAGCCTTGTTGTTGCTTCATCCCTATCTGCCTGCTCAAGCGGCAGCAATAATTCAAATAACAAAGCTGCCCCATCTAATGAACCGCAAAACAACACTGGTCAAGCCAGCACCTTAAAACCATCAAATACGCAAAGCACCATCAAAAATGTTACAGTGGAAGATGCAAAAAAGCTCTTGGGCGAACATAAGGATTTAATTGTGTTTGATGTGCGCACAGAAGAAGAATATAAAAGCGGACATCTTAATAATGCAATACTTATCCCTCATGATCAAATAATTAATAGATTCAGCGAAATAGAAAAGTATAAAGACAAACAAGTGCTTGTATACTGCAGAACCGGCAACAGAAGCGCTGTTGCCGTCCAAACTCTTGAAAAGAAAGGCTTTAAAAATATCTATCATATGAATGAAGGCATTACAGCTTGGAAATATGATTTAGTAAAATAA
- a CDS encoding YihY/virulence factor BrkB family protein has translation MTRYKKRSFIRSLFFRYIDDEITAMASQLAYSLLLSFFPFLILLMTLIGHSSIRSEEILIALGTILPNDIMKLITSTVVDVVETRRSDLLSFSMITTIWTASNGFNAVIRGLNRAYDEKEKRPYWKVQLTAILCTIGLIVIIVVALALLVFGEVGVRLLVNKLHFAPSIEFIIDLGRYTIGLLVMLFVFTAMYRYTPSKRLNWHETLPGAVFTTAGWTIVSVGFSYYVNNFGSYSKIYGSIGAVIALMSWLFISSVIILIGGEINATIAYRKLDLEKHMGDKY, from the coding sequence TTGACAAGATATAAAAAAAGGAGCTTTATAAGAAGTCTATTCTTCAGATACATAGATGATGAAATTACTGCTATGGCTTCTCAGCTTGCCTACAGCCTGCTGCTATCCTTCTTCCCTTTTCTCATACTTCTTATGACCTTGATAGGTCATAGTTCAATAAGGAGCGAAGAGATTCTAATAGCACTAGGCACAATTCTTCCTAATGATATTATGAAGCTTATAACAAGTACTGTAGTTGATGTGGTAGAAACAAGAAGAAGCGATTTGCTGTCCTTCAGTATGATAACTACCATATGGACTGCTTCTAACGGCTTTAATGCTGTAATAAGAGGTCTTAATCGAGCTTATGACGAAAAGGAAAAGAGACCTTACTGGAAAGTACAGCTAACTGCTATTTTGTGTACTATTGGTCTTATTGTTATAATTGTTGTAGCTTTAGCTTTACTTGTTTTTGGAGAGGTAGGAGTAAGATTGCTTGTGAATAAGCTGCACTTTGCCCCTTCTATTGAATTCATTATAGATTTAGGCAGATATACTATAGGATTACTTGTTATGTTATTTGTATTTACTGCCATGTACAGGTATACTCCTTCTAAGAGGCTTAATTGGCATGAAACTCTTCCAGGAGCGGTATTTACAACTGCTGGCTGGACAATAGTTTCAGTTGGCTTCTCCTACTACGTTAACAATTTTGGAAGCTACTCAAAAATCTATGGCAGTATTGGCGCTGTTATAGCACTAATGTCCTGGCTTTTTATAAGTTCTGTAATAATTCTTATAGGCGGAGAAATAAACGCAACTATAGCTTATAGAAAACTGGACTTAGAAAAACATATGGGAGATAAATATTAA
- a CDS encoding alpha/beta fold hydrolase: MIEADIYNEKELLKENPLKKWGKFIKLDGFETFIVEMGQGENIIFANGIAASVYTWRKVLPKLGEKYHVYGFDFKGTGFSEKPEIEYSIDVFSKQVLELMDYFKMEKAILVGNSLGGEVVMDFTIKYSQRVKALVLMDTAGYQNNKEITGLLSKLSRYKPVAKFLKKIASKKLARKIIDWATYNETIIDKEMVDGYYKPMKTEGAFESLIKLVRNLSYTEFDYNKVKEIKVPTLIIWGTEDKWMPVSDAHRFHKDIKNSKLVLMTSCGHAPQEEMPEKVIDEITKFIDEDIK, encoded by the coding sequence ATGATAGAAGCAGATATATATAATGAAAAAGAACTTTTAAAGGAAAATCCTCTTAAAAAGTGGGGAAAGTTTATAAAGCTTGACGGTTTTGAAACCTTTATAGTAGAAATGGGACAGGGAGAAAATATAATATTTGCAAATGGTATTGCCGCCTCAGTTTATACCTGGAGAAAGGTGCTGCCAAAGCTTGGCGAGAAATATCATGTTTACGGATTTGATTTTAAAGGCACAGGCTTTTCAGAAAAGCCTGAAATAGAATACAGCATTGATGTTTTTTCAAAACAGGTTTTAGAGCTTATGGATTACTTCAAAATGGAAAAGGCTATACTTGTGGGAAATTCTCTTGGTGGAGAAGTGGTGATGGATTTCACAATTAAGTATTCTCAAAGAGTTAAAGCATTAGTTCTTATGGATACTGCAGGATATCAAAATAACAAAGAGATAACTGGATTATTATCAAAGCTCAGCAGATATAAACCTGTAGCAAAATTTTTAAAAAAGATCGCTTCAAAAAAATTAGCAAGAAAAATAATTGATTGGGCAACTTACAACGAAACTATAATTGATAAGGAAATGGTGGATGGCTACTATAAGCCTATGAAAACAGAAGGAGCCTTTGAATCTTTAATAAAACTGGTAAGAAATTTAAGCTATACGGAGTTTGACTATAATAAAGTAAAGGAAATAAAGGTACCTACTTTAATAATATGGGGAACTGAAGACAAATGGATGCCAGTGTCTGATGCTCATAGATTTCATAAGGATATTAAAAACTCAAAGCTGGTGCTTATGACAAGCTGCGGACATGCGCCTCAGGAGGAGATGCCAGAGAAAGTTATAGACGAGATAACAAAATTTATTGATGAAGATATAAAGTAA
- the mnmH gene encoding tRNA 2-selenouridine(34) synthase MnmH encodes MFRTVDYRDLNGNYVLIDVRSPGEYKEATIPGAVNIPLFDDEERKNIGTVYVNESTEKAKKLGVEAVSRKLPKLYEEMAELDKKYDKLILFCARGGMRSSSICSLLGTLGVSAYKLSGGYKGYRCFINEELPKVNEGVKYIVLRGKTGTGKTELLKCLKEKGMNILDLEEAANHRGSLLGSVGLGNTRSQKQFESIIYGELKNRKSDYVFVEGESRKIGNIIIPEYIFNSMVNGTHVLIEADLAFRAKLILKEYLSSENAVEDILESLELLGKHISQENIEKYTELVRKGEYQKVAEELMVKYYDPLYLNGISKYQYSLKHKVEDVEKSCEFLRLWVEEYIHNKNQQNSSS; translated from the coding sequence ATGTTTAGAACTGTTGATTATAGGGATTTGAATGGCAATTATGTTTTAATAGATGTTAGAAGTCCTGGGGAATATAAGGAAGCAACAATTCCAGGAGCCGTTAATATTCCTCTTTTTGACGATGAGGAAAGAAAAAATATCGGTACTGTATATGTAAATGAAAGTACGGAGAAAGCGAAAAAGCTAGGAGTTGAGGCAGTTTCCAGAAAACTTCCAAAGCTATACGAAGAGATGGCAGAGCTGGATAAGAAATATGACAAGCTTATCCTCTTTTGTGCTAGAGGCGGGATGAGAAGCTCAAGCATCTGCTCGCTTTTAGGTACGCTTGGAGTTAGCGCCTATAAGCTTTCAGGGGGTTATAAAGGCTATAGATGCTTTATAAATGAGGAACTTCCAAAGGTTAATGAAGGTGTAAAATATATTGTTCTTAGAGGTAAAACAGGAACAGGAAAAACAGAGCTTTTAAAATGCCTTAAGGAAAAAGGTATGAATATTTTGGATTTGGAGGAAGCTGCAAACCATAGGGGGTCACTTCTTGGAAGTGTGGGACTTGGAAATACTCGCAGCCAAAAGCAGTTTGAGTCTATCATATATGGAGAGCTTAAAAACAGGAAATCTGATTATGTTTTTGTTGAAGGCGAAAGCAGAAAAATAGGAAATATTATAATACCCGAGTATATATTTAATAGCATGGTAAATGGTACTCATGTGCTTATAGAAGCGGATTTGGCTTTTAGGGCTAAGCTTATTTTAAAAGAGTATCTAAGCTCGGAAAATGCAGTTGAAGATATATTAGAGTCCTTGGAACTTCTAGGAAAGCACATAAGCCAGGAGAATATTGAAAAATACACTGAATTGGTTAGAAAGGGCGAATATCAGAAGGTAGCTGAAGAACTTATGGTCAAATATTATGACCCTCTATATTTGAATGGAATCAGCAAGTACCAATACTCTCTTAAGCATAAGGTAGAAGATGTAGAAAAAAGCTGTGAATTTTTAAGGCTGTGGGTGGAAGAATATATCCATAATAAAAATCAGCAGAATTCTTCAAGTTAA
- a CDS encoding DMT family transporter, whose protein sequence is MINLKKGYIYSIVSAILFGSAGLIVKLAYVEGIDAIGLLTLQYIIAVALMFLILFVKSKEDLKVTKKELFRLLVLGVVGNSCMTVFYYSAYSYLPMAMVTILLYTYPIMVFLYTLFFRKGEISRMKTLALVTAFVGCVLALGLLSGGLKYSFKGIIFGILSAVFYAFMNIYSEDKLQNVKPLAINAYSTLFSLISLVVYSFPTFIIKGQVSLNLLGYTAILAVFCEIIPLTLMYAAIKHIGSLKVSIIGNIETPTAMLLSFFVLRENISFTQIVGAVLVFYAVYLIRR, encoded by the coding sequence GTGATTAATTTGAAAAAAGGTTATATTTATTCTATAGTTTCAGCTATTTTGTTCGGTAGTGCAGGTCTTATAGTTAAGCTTGCCTATGTGGAGGGAATCGACGCTATTGGTCTTTTAACTCTTCAGTATATAATTGCAGTTGCTTTGATGTTTTTAATTCTATTTGTAAAAAGCAAAGAGGACTTAAAGGTAACTAAAAAAGAACTTTTTAGACTTCTTGTGCTTGGAGTAGTTGGAAACAGCTGTATGACGGTATTTTACTATTCAGCTTACAGCTACCTTCCAATGGCTATGGTTACAATACTGCTTTACACTTATCCAATAATGGTATTTTTATATACTCTCTTTTTTAGAAAGGGAGAAATAAGCAGAATGAAAACCCTGGCGCTTGTAACAGCCTTTGTAGGATGTGTACTTGCCCTTGGACTTTTAAGCGGAGGTTTGAAATACTCATTTAAAGGTATAATATTTGGAATTCTTTCAGCAGTGTTTTATGCATTTATGAATATTTACTCCGAAGATAAGCTTCAAAATGTAAAGCCTCTTGCAATCAACGCATACTCTACCTTGTTTTCTTTAATATCCTTAGTAGTTTACAGCTTCCCAACCTTCATAATAAAAGGACAAGTATCCTTAAATCTTTTAGGCTATACTGCAATATTGGCTGTATTCTGTGAGATAATTCCTTTAACGCTAATGTATGCTGCAATAAAGCATATTGGATCATTAAAGGTATCAATTATAGGAAATATTGAGACTCCAACTGCCATGCTTTTATCTTTTTTCGTTTTAAGAGAGAATATTAGCTTTACTCAAATTGTTGGAGCTGTGCTTGTTTTTTACGCAGTTTACCTTATAAGAAGATAA
- a CDS encoding MFS transporter, whose amino-acid sequence MVHAEQDINNKRWLILAVVLIGPFMSTLDSSIVNVALPTMANKLEASLGAIQWVVTSYLIVIASTILIFGRIADLKGKNQVYQFGFLIFSIGSLLCGISNTLTLLIVSRIVQAIGAAMTMSCSQAIITSVFPGNERGRALGLSGTTVALGTMIGPPLGGVMVGLFNWESIFLINVPIGAVAFLLGMKLLPKEHKESHESFDAVGAVIFLISIVALFWAMLSAETLGWRNAYILLSFAASVVCLIGFYFWEKKVEHPMLDFTLFHNKLFTVSIICAFISFLAIFCTNIIHPFYLQNAMKTSPSQAGLLMMVYPITVAFIAPVSGYLSDKIGSEILTMLGLLLTAAGLLLMSFLNLNSSFISIMLRLAVLGAGNGLFQSPNNSLVMSSVPRYKLGIAASINALIRNLGMVFGIAFSLTLLYNRMSYKIGYSVASFVDRREDIFIYGMGFVYRTAAVICLAGISMTFLRYIKTKKQSQ is encoded by the coding sequence ATGGTTCATGCAGAACAAGACATAAACAATAAAAGATGGCTTATACTTGCTGTGGTATTGATAGGACCATTTATGTCTACCTTGGACAGCAGCATTGTAAATGTAGCTCTCCCAACCATGGCTAATAAGCTTGAAGCATCGCTTGGAGCCATTCAGTGGGTAGTAACAAGTTATCTTATCGTAATTGCATCAACCATTTTAATATTTGGTAGAATAGCAGATTTAAAGGGAAAAAATCAAGTTTACCAGTTCGGTTTCCTGATTTTTTCTATTGGTTCGCTTTTATGTGGAATTTCAAACACCCTGACTTTACTAATTGTTTCTAGGATAGTTCAAGCCATTGGAGCAGCAATGACCATGTCCTGCAGTCAAGCCATAATAACAAGCGTCTTTCCAGGAAATGAAAGAGGAAGAGCTCTTGGACTTTCAGGTACAACCGTGGCTCTGGGAACAATGATTGGACCACCCCTAGGAGGAGTTATGGTTGGACTTTTTAATTGGGAATCCATATTTTTAATAAATGTTCCTATAGGAGCTGTTGCTTTCCTTTTGGGCATGAAGCTTTTGCCAAAGGAGCATAAGGAAAGCCACGAAAGCTTTGATGCGGTTGGAGCAGTAATTTTTCTAATCAGCATCGTAGCTTTGTTCTGGGCTATGCTAAGTGCCGAAACCTTAGGCTGGAGGAATGCATATATATTATTAAGCTTCGCAGCGTCAGTGGTTTGCCTGATAGGCTTCTACTTTTGGGAGAAGAAAGTGGAGCATCCTATGTTGGATTTTACCTTATTTCATAATAAGCTTTTTACCGTAAGTATAATTTGTGCCTTTATTTCCTTTTTAGCAATTTTCTGCACAAATATAATACATCCATTTTATTTGCAGAATGCCATGAAAACCAGCCCAAGCCAAGCTGGGCTTTTAATGATGGTTTATCCAATTACTGTAGCTTTTATTGCACCGGTAAGCGGTTATTTGTCTGATAAAATAGGAAGTGAAATATTGACTATGCTTGGTCTTTTATTAACAGCTGCAGGACTGCTTTTAATGTCCTTTTTGAATTTAAACTCAAGCTTTATATCTATAATGTTGAGGCTTGCTGTGCTTGGTGCAGGAAACGGACTTTTTCAATCTCCAAACAATTCGCTTGTCATGTCCTCAGTTCCAAGATATAAGCTTGGAATAGCTGCTAGCATCAATGCATTGATAAGAAACTTGGGTATGGTATTTGGAATAGCTTTTTCATTAACCTTGCTGTATAATAGAATGAGTTATAAGATAGGGTACTCTGTGGCTAGCTTTGTAGATAGAAGAGAAGATATATTTATCTACGGCATGGGCTTCGTATATAGAACTGCTGCAGTCATATGCCTTGCAGGAATTTCTATGACTTTCCTCAGGTATATAAAGACAAAAAAACAGAGTCAGTAA
- a CDS encoding DUF1294 domain-containing protein, which produces MFFIFLYLLAINIFAVFVMYSDKKKARKGYWRVPEQDLFIIALLFGGPGILIGMKLFRHKTRHFKFVYGIPAIIVVQLYLLYKLIVFLS; this is translated from the coding sequence ATGTTTTTTATATTTCTTTATTTGCTGGCAATAAATATATTTGCGGTGTTTGTTATGTATTCAGACAAGAAAAAAGCAAGAAAAGGCTACTGGAGAGTTCCAGAGCAAGACCTTTTTATTATTGCTCTGCTTTTTGGAGGTCCTGGAATACTAATAGGAATGAAGTTGTTTAGGCATAAAACAAGGCACTTTAAATTTGTATATGGAATTCCTGCAATTATAGTAGTCCAGCTTTATCTTTTATATAAGCTTATAGTTTTCTTAAGTTAG
- the nfsA gene encoding oxygen-insensitive NADPH nitroreductase, with product MNETIKLLKSHKSIRKYLNKEIEKEKVNEIIKCAQSASTSSFMQAFSIIKVTDMEKRKALFQVGGNQSYILECPLFLVFCADLHKHETACEMNHTKMAEGYTEAFVIATVDAALAAQNAMIAAESFGLGGVYIGGLRNNPYEVSKILELPQNVYAVFGMCLGYPDDNPDMKERLPLEAVCFENKYSFDEKLNLVKKYDEEISSYYTERTNGIRKDTWTEQMARHTEKPLRPHMKEFLQSKGFMKK from the coding sequence ATGAACGAAACTATAAAACTTTTAAAATCACATAAATCAATAAGAAAATATTTGAACAAAGAAATTGAAAAAGAAAAAGTTAATGAAATTATTAAATGTGCTCAGTCGGCTTCAACCTCAAGTTTTATGCAGGCTTTCAGCATCATAAAAGTTACTGATATGGAGAAGAGAAAAGCTTTGTTTCAGGTTGGCGGAAACCAGAGCTATATTTTAGAATGCCCATTATTTTTAGTTTTTTGCGCTGACTTACACAAGCACGAAACAGCATGTGAGATGAACCATACTAAAATGGCAGAAGGATATACTGAAGCATTTGTAATTGCTACTGTTGATGCTGCACTTGCTGCTCAAAATGCTATGATTGCTGCCGAGTCCTTTGGTCTTGGCGGAGTTTATATTGGAGGCCTTAGAAATAATCCTTATGAGGTTTCTAAAATACTTGAGCTTCCTCAAAACGTTTATGCTGTATTTGGTATGTGCCTTGGTTATCCTGATGATAATCCTGATATGAAAGAAAGACTTCCACTAGAAGCAGTATGTTTTGAAAACAAATACTCCTTTGATGAAAAACTTAATTTAGTGAAAAAGTACGATGAGGAGATCAGCAGTTACTACACTGAAAGGACAAATGGCATCAGAAAAGATACTTGGACTGAGCAGATGGCAAGGCATACAGAAAAACCTTTAAGACCTCATATGAAAGAATTTTTACAAAGCAAAGGCTTTATGAAAAAATAA
- a CDS encoding 6-phosphofructokinase: MKLEGKVVVAQGGGPTAVINQSLVGVVLESRKFNQVTKVYGAVNGVAGIINEDFFDLTQETTHNLEQVAITPSSALFSTRDKPDEKYCKEIFSVLKAHDVRYFFYIGGNDSADTVRIVNEQAKKSDYEFRAIHIPKTIDNDLLINDHTPGYGSAARFIANAFIGANLDNRALPGVYIGVVMGRDAGFLTAASSIAQKYPDDGPHLIYLPERPFDMEKYLRDVKEVYDKYGRCVIAVSEGIKDDKSVPIITKLVDEVERDAHGNVQLSGTGALGDLLANYIKKHLNIKRVRSDTFGYLQRSFMGCVSDVDQHEAREVGEKAAQFAIWHNIDGSITIHRTGYYSVDYKITPLSEVAGKTKHMPDEFINAASNNVTDAFKFYVRPLLGSGLESAHRIRAPRVSKILNKVE, from the coding sequence ATGAAACTGGAAGGAAAGGTTGTTGTAGCCCAAGGAGGCGGACCGACAGCAGTAATTAATCAATCCTTAGTTGGAGTAGTATTAGAATCAAGAAAATTTAATCAGGTAACCAAGGTTTATGGGGCAGTTAATGGGGTTGCAGGAATAATCAATGAAGATTTTTTTGATTTAACACAGGAAACCACACATAATTTGGAGCAGGTAGCCATAACACCATCCTCAGCGCTTTTCTCAACCAGAGATAAGCCTGATGAAAAATACTGCAAAGAGATTTTTTCTGTGCTTAAGGCACATGATGTAAGATACTTTTTTTACATAGGAGGAAATGATTCTGCAGATACAGTTAGAATTGTTAACGAACAGGCTAAAAAATCAGACTATGAGTTTAGAGCCATACATATACCTAAAACCATTGATAATGATTTGCTTATAAATGATCATACTCCAGGCTATGGCTCTGCAGCAAGGTTTATTGCAAATGCGTTTATTGGGGCCAACCTAGACAACAGAGCTCTTCCAGGAGTTTATATAGGCGTTGTTATGGGAAGAGATGCGGGTTTTTTAACAGCGGCCTCTTCAATAGCTCAAAAGTATCCTGATGACGGACCACACTTAATTTATTTACCAGAAAGACCTTTTGATATGGAAAAGTATTTAAGAGATGTTAAAGAGGTTTATGACAAATATGGCCGCTGCGTTATAGCTGTTTCAGAAGGGATAAAGGACGATAAGAGTGTGCCAATTATAACAAAGCTTGTTGACGAGGTAGAGAGGGATGCTCATGGAAATGTTCAGCTTTCAGGAACAGGCGCCTTGGGAGATCTGCTTGCTAATTATATTAAAAAACATCTAAACATAAAGAGAGTCCGCTCAGATACTTTTGGTTATCTTCAGCGTTCATTTATGGGATGTGTTTCAGATGTAGACCAGCATGAGGCTAGAGAAGTAGGAGAGAAGGCTGCACAGTTTGCCATTTGGCACAATATAGATGGTTCGATAACCATACATAGAACAGGCTATTATTCAGTAGACTATAAGATAACCCCGCTTAGCGAGGTTGCTGGCAAGACAAAACACATGCCGGATGAATTTATCAATGCTGCGTCGAATAATGTTACAGATGCCTTTAAATTTTACGTTAGACCTCTCTTAGGCTCAGGCTTAGAGTCAGCACATAGAATAAGAGCACCGAGGGTTTCTAAAATTTTAAACAAGGTTGAGTAA
- the rpsD gene encoding 30S ribosomal protein S4 — protein sequence MARYLGPRFKVARHLGVNVFNHPKALQRGVKQHKKLSEYGEQLLEKQKLKAYYGVLEKQFRRYVFEALNSKQKSEEVLIQNLERRLDNLAYRLGFASTLRQARQLVVHGHILVNGKRIDIPSYKVNAGDTLSLREKSRKNEMFSENFTNIEVNLSYLSKDKDNFSGKLEKLPINDDIPVTLKFSKILEFYSKN from the coding sequence ATGGCGAGATATTTAGGACCACGATTTAAAGTAGCAAGACATTTAGGAGTTAATGTGTTTAATCACCCAAAAGCATTACAAAGAGGTGTTAAGCAGCATAAAAAGCTTTCTGAGTACGGGGAGCAGCTTCTAGAAAAGCAAAAGCTTAAGGCATACTACGGTGTGCTTGAAAAGCAGTTTAGAAGATATGTATTTGAAGCACTAAATTCAAAACAAAAATCAGAAGAGGTTTTAATCCAAAACCTTGAAAGAAGACTTGACAACCTAGCCTACAGATTAGGTTTTGCATCGACTCTAAGACAAGCAAGACAGCTTGTAGTTCACGGCCACATTTTAGTAAATGGGAAAAGAATTGATATTCCTTCCTACAAAGTTAATGCTGGTGATACCTTAAGTCTTAGAGAGAAATCAAGAAAAAATGAAATGTTCAGTGAAAACTTTACAAATATAGAAGTAAACTTAAGTTATTTAAGCAAGGATAAAGATAATTTTTCAGGAAAGCTTGAAAAGCTTCCTATTAATGATGATATTCCAGTAACTTTAAAATTCTCAAAGATTTTAGAGTTTTATTCTAAAAATTAA
- a CDS encoding DsbA family oxidoreductase, whose amino-acid sequence MGKGIVDELKKEFDIEDIWLPLEIHPDTPEEGKELTAMFPKSRLEAMTTNLKNYGSQFGLVFNQLSLLSNSHLSLLAGEFARDNGKFHQYHETAFKAYFTYGKDIGKVEVIYNILEELGLDINSFSSEVKAGTYEGKLQETSESAQLNGINSTPTFIINNKYAVVGAQPVEAFKKALLEMENESL is encoded by the coding sequence ATCGGCAAAGGTATTGTCGACGAACTTAAAAAGGAATTTGATATAGAGGACATCTGGCTGCCTCTTGAGATACACCCAGATACCCCTGAAGAAGGAAAGGAACTTACAGCCATGTTCCCAAAGAGCAGGCTTGAGGCAATGACCACTAATCTAAAGAATTACGGCTCTCAATTTGGTTTGGTATTTAATCAATTAAGCCTGCTTTCGAATTCTCATCTTTCGCTTCTTGCAGGTGAATTTGCAAGGGATAACGGCAAATTTCACCAGTATCATGAAACTGCTTTTAAAGCTTACTTTACCTATGGCAAAGATATTGGTAAGGTTGAAGTGATATACAATATTTTAGAAGAGCTTGGTTTAGACATAAATAGTTTCAGCTCTGAAGTTAAGGCTGGCACCTATGAAGGCAAGCTTCAGGAAACTAGTGAGTCAGCACAGTTAAATGGTATTAACAGCACTCCTACTTTTATTATAAACAACAAGTATGCTGTGGTTGGAGCCCAGCCTGTGGAAGCCTTTAAAAAAGCTCTTTTAGAAATGGAAAATGAATCTTTGTAG
- a CDS encoding HNH endonuclease — MYKCEICGRQADIHHIVHKNEGGLDFPLNYKYLCAEHHRGKQGPHKNSKVDLEYKLELQGRLERMLEKEFYTVEELTDMLNLNKTKGKKFFKELKLHKEGYKKEDIIFRLMGRQAYNEYMLEDYYEMMILNFI; from the coding sequence TTGTATAAGTGTGAAATATGCGGCAGACAAGCTGATATCCATCACATAGTCCATAAAAATGAAGGGGGACTGGATTTTCCTTTAAACTATAAGTATTTATGTGCAGAGCATCATAGAGGAAAGCAGGGACCACACAAAAACAGCAAAGTGGATTTAGAATACAAGCTTGAACTGCAGGGTAGACTAGAGAGAATGCTTGAAAAGGAATTTTATACTGTTGAAGAATTGACAGATATGTTAAACCTAAATAAAACTAAAGGAAAGAAATTTTTTAAAGAGCTTAAGCTTCACAAGGAAGGCTATAAAAAAGAAGATATAATTTTTAGACTTATGGGGAGACAGGCTTATAATGAATATATGCTTGAAGATTATTATGAAATGATGATTTTGAATTTTATATAA